One Gossypium hirsutum isolate 1008001.06 chromosome A11, Gossypium_hirsutum_v2.1, whole genome shotgun sequence genomic window carries:
- the LOC107925727 gene encoding uncharacterized protein, whose protein sequence is MDDSIGSSGTTLHIRKTPKKSKSKKNNKPIKVVYISNPMKVEISASNFMALVQKLTGQDAAELPEDPTLFTDADESVVVSAEDGGDQRVPDAAKTTNTAAAADHARVVLQQQYPAITDDNINAQGVPFDIYDDDVFTPQMIENFTGLIPQSLLI, encoded by the coding sequence ATGGATGATTCAATCGGCAGTAGTGGTACAACTTTGCACataagaaaaacacccaaaaaatcCAAATCCAAGAAGAACAATAAGCCAATCAAAGTAGTGTACATATCAAACCCCATGAAAGTAGAGATCAGTGCTTCAAACTTCATGGCCTTAGTGCAAAAACTCACCGGCCAAGACGCTGCTGAACTTCCCGAAGATCCCACCCTATTCACCGACGCTGATGAATCCGTAGTCGTTTCCGCCGAAGACGGAGGCGATCAAAGGGTACCCGACGCTGCAAAAACCACAAACACTGCCGCTGCCGCCGACCATGCCCGGGTGGTCCTCCAACAACAGTATCCCGCCATTACCGATGATAATATTAATGCTCAAGGCGTCCCCTTCGATATCTACGACGACGACGTCTTTACACCCCAGATGATAGAGAATTTTACTGGGTTAATACCTCAAAGCCttttaatatga